In Sorghum bicolor cultivar BTx623 chromosome 10, Sorghum_bicolor_NCBIv3, whole genome shotgun sequence, one genomic interval encodes:
- the LOC8058851 gene encoding protein O-linked-mannose beta-1,4-N-acetylglucosaminyltransferase 2 gives MSLSEMMGRHEGTKKSSSSAGRAAMWLLLPPLLVVIVLKTDFLPQVARFRETRFMNDTDEMVNTVPYTGFENARWQQHPHYPEAVKDYNQQNQILTTNGPKDSSSINSDLGAPVSKLTCNFSNPHSDTCTMEGDLRIHGKSATVYVVAASTHRPENSTFIVRPYTRKWEQETMSRIREVTMRSMPPAFSFIIPPKCTVRHDVPAVVFSTGGCGGNFFHAMSDLIVPLYITSREYNGHVQFLITDYRPEWVAKFRPILAALSMYPVIDFDADTAVRCFPSAHVGLQSHNKMLAIDPSLSRNGYTMMGFRDFLRSVFSLQRPWVEPVSRSSGRQKPRLVMVLRRHSRELTNEAETITAMEDLGFEVVAALPEDVRDMGHFAGVVNSCDVMVGVHGAGLTNMVFLPHNGTVVQIVPWGDMKWACWYDFGEPVPGMGLRYVEYEVTAEETTLKEKYPRDHPVFTDPRSIHRQGKAWSTFLNGQNITLDIDRFRAVMQQVFQSITIE, from the exons ATGAGCTTGTCTGAGATGATGGGGAGGCATGAGGGTACCAAGAAAAGCAGCAGCAGTGCAGGAAGGGCTGCGATGTGGCTCCTgctgcctcctcttcttgtggtGATTGTGCTGAAGACTGATTTCCTGCCGCAGGTCGCTCGCT TTAGGGAGACCAGATTTATGAATGACACGGACGAAATGGTTAACACGGTTCCATACACTG GTTTCGAGAATGCAAGATGGCAGCAACATCCACATTACCCAGAAGCTGTAAAAG ACTACAACCAACAAAATCAGATCCTTACCACGAACGGGCCAAAAGACAGCTCTTCAATAAATTCAG ACTTGGGAGCCCCTGTCAGCAAGTTAACCTGCAACTTCAGCAACCCTCACTCGGACACCTGCACAATGGAAGGTGACTTGCGCATCCACGGCAAATCGGCGACAGTCTATGTCGTCGCGGCGTCCACCCACAGACCGGAGAATTCTACCTTCATAGTCCGCCCATACACGCGAAAGTGGGAGCAAGAGACCATGTCGAGGATTCGGGAGGTCACCATGAGATCCATGCCGCCAGCTTTCAGCTTCATTATCCCACCCAAGTGCACGGTTAGGCACGACGTGCCGGCGGTGGTCTTCTCTACCGGTGGCTGCGGTGGAAACTTCTTCCACGCCATGAGCGACCTCATCGTGCCACTCTACATCACATCCCGTGAGTACAATGGCCACGTCCAGTTTCTTATCACCGACTACAGACCTGAATGGGTTGCCAAGTTCAGGCCAATCCTCGCCGCACTGTCCATGTACCCGGTCATCGACTTCGACGCCGACACCGCCGTGCGCTGCTTCCCGTCAGCGCATGTCGGGTTGCAGAGTCACAACAAGATGCTTGCGATCGACCCGAGTCTTTCCCGGAATGGTTACACTATGATGGGATTCCGAGACTTCCTCAGGTCTGTCTTCTCGCTGCAACGGCCATGGGTTGAACCCGTTAGCAGGAGCTCAGGGCGGCAGAAGCCTCGGCTCGTCATGGTTCTGCGGCGGCACTCAAGGGAGCTGACGAACGAAGCTGAAACCATCACCGCCATGGAAGACCTCGGCTTCGAAGTAGTCGCGGCGTTGCCAGAGGATGTTAGGGATATGGGCCACTTCGCCGGGGTGGTGAACTCCTGCGACGTGATGGTTGGAGTGCATGGTGCTGGGCTGACCAACATGGTGTTCCTGCCTCACAATGGCACCGTAGTGCAGATTGTTCCCTGGGGTGACATGAAGTGGGCGTGCTGGTATGACTTTGGTGAGCCTGTGCCAGGCATGGGACTCCGGTACGTCGAGTATGAGGTCACGGCAGAGGAAACCACACTGAAGGAGAAGTACCCAAGGGATCACCCTGTGTTTACCGACCCCCGGTCTATACATCGCCAGGGTAAAGCTTGGTCGACATTCCTGAATGGCCAGAACATTACTCTAGACATCGACCGGTTCAGAGCGGTGATGCAACAGGTGTTCCAATCCATCACGATAGAGTAG